In a genomic window of Vigna angularis cultivar LongXiaoDou No.4 chromosome 6, ASM1680809v1, whole genome shotgun sequence:
- the LOC108348008 gene encoding uncharacterized protein LOC108348008, translated as MFKNMASGPSGPPIPPSGNSDKGKGKKSYVVKLMTRFNNEICSTSQPTTPTSTSTGRSVPPLLVVPAFIPTPHQVPTSSPTSIGTSLPPPIQVPGLTPTPYQVPPYLQASLSPNVGSNPSTPRNIAASPGIEDADPHSSSAANNMEECSNSRPMITPVGGGFYPTKTASKAITATIKEQLDEPWLTWGAIPKSTRDVFFERFKRKVSWKPEDEEKVKKNYHTKASHRLSEMYKKARTLGKRPDWLGDDTWNALLEKWNMPLYRQKCETTKKNRTSEKGGCLHTGGSISVHEHAIRLSQELGRSVHVDEIFQQTHIRQSTGEFVDERSRRTHEQFVAKFSQIRSETASVGVSTSSPLDPAEEERLRNRCWLEAAGGKYKGRVYGIGNVTSQDDCVDSYIQQTQASSTTQPQNSEEIVNLKSQLEQYGQQLQKFEGFIGVLLPFLPPSAAAAAQQFLNLQNPQVQNDVPNTVQPEQQPPKQQPPQQQPPHEQPEDGNDDYMHY; from the exons atgttcaaGAATATGGCATCAGGTCCTTCTGGCCCTCCTATTCCACCTTCAGGAAATTCTGATAAGGGCAAGGGGAAGAAATCTTACGTAGTGAAGTTGATGACACGtttcaataatgaaatttgttcaaccagtcaaccaactACACCTACCTCTACCTCTACTGGTAGATCTGTTCCACCTCTATTAGTTGTTCCTGCCTTCATTCCCACTCCACATCAAGTTCCTACATCTTCACCTACCTCTATTGGTACATCTCTTCCACCTCCAATACAAGTGCCTGGCTTGACACCCACTCCATACCAAGTGCCTCCTTATCTTCAAGCTTCACTCTCTCCCAATGTTGGTTCTAACCCATCAACTCCCAGAAATATTGCAGCATCACCTGGTATAGAGGATGCAGATCCACATTCTAGTTCAGCCGCCAATAACATGGAAGAATGTTCCAATAGTCGTCCAATGATTACACCCGTTGGAGGagg gtttTATCCTACAAAAACTGCATCCAAGGCAATCACAGCAACCATCAAGGAACAGTTGGATGAGCCATGGCTAACATGGGGTGCAATCCCTAAGTCAACCAGAGATGTCTTCTTCGAACGTTTTAAG AGAAAGGTTTCATGGAAGCCTGAAGATGaggaaaaggtaaaaaaaaattatcacaccAAGGCATCTCATAGACTCTCAGAGATGTATAAAAAAGCTAGAACTCTAGGAAAAAGACCTGATTGGCTGGGGGACGATACTTGGAATGCTCTTTTGGAAAAGTGGAACATGCCACTTTATAGACAAAAGTGTGAAACGACAAAGAAGAACCGGACATCTGAAAAGGGTGGATGTTTGCACACTGGAGGATCTATAAGCGTGCATGAGCATGCTATTCGTTTG TCACAAGAGCTTGGTCGGTCTgtgcatgttgatgaaatatttcagcaGACACATATTCGTCAATCAACGGGAGAATTTGTGGACGAAAGATCTAGGCGGACCCAT gaacaatttgttgcaaaattttctcaaattagATCTGAGACTGCATCTGTTGGTGTCTCAACATCTTCTCCTCTAGACCCTGCGGAGGAGGAAAGATTGAGAAACCGATGTTGGTTAGAGGCTGCTGGTGGAAAATACAAGGGACGCGTATACGGCATTGGAAATGTCACTTCCCAAGATGACTGTGTTGATAGTTACATCCAACAGACACAGGCATCTTCTACTACTCAACCTCAAAATTCAGAAGAAATTGTTAACCTGAAATCGCAGTTAGAACAATATGGTCAACAACTTCAAAAGTTTGAAGGCTTTATTGGTGTCCTCCTGCCATTCCTTCCGCCTTCAGCCGCCGCGGCTGCACAACAATTTTTAAACCTTCAAAATCCTCAAGTTCAAAATGATGTACCCAATACAGTCCAACCAGAACAGCAACCTCCAAAACAGCAACCACCACAACAGCAACCACCACATGAACAACCAGAAGATGGAAATGATGATTACATGCATTATTAG